AGCTACAGCGGGCTCACTCACGTGGCAAACGGCACGCTTGCAGGCAGCGGATCGATTGCAGGGCCCGTGACGGTGGGCGCTTCGGGAACGATCGCCGCGGGCGATGGGACGTTGAGCATGGGCGTGCTCACCCTCAATGGATCCACGCTCACGTTGCACGGAAATGCTGGCTTCCGCGTCAGCAAGGACGGCGGCTCTCCGATAAGCGATCAGATTGTCGGGATCGGATCGGCCCAATATGGCGGCTTCCTGACGATCAGCAATGCGACGTCTGATGGAACACCTCTCGTGCTCGGCGACACCTTCACACTGTTTAGCAGTGGCGCCGGCGCCGGGAATTTTGCCGCCGTCCTGGGCTCTGCCGGCCCCGGATTGGGATTCAGCTTCAACCCCGCAAACGGGACGGTGACAGTCGTGACAGCGGCTCCAACCGGGCCGACGAACATCACGGCCTCACGCAGTGGAAACACTCTGACGCTGTCCTGGCCATCCACACATCTGGGCTGGGTGTTGCAATCACAGACAAATGCCCTCAGTACTGGATTATCGATCAACTGGCACGACATCGCCGGAAGCGCTTCGAGTACGCAGGCTGTCTTGAACATCAACTCCCTTGATCCAGCGGTGTTCTATCGGCTGCGTCAGCCGTAATCGCCGCAGGCACAATCCAACCATTCGTGGCGGGGAGATCAGCGATGATCTCCCCGCCTTTTATTTCAACGGATGCATCCGACGATCGCCGCGTGATTAAAGCGGGTGATCAGATTTAACGGGCCTTTAGTCACGACCCTCCGGCGTCTGCGGGGCGACATCACTTGACCTCATTGGATAGCGCCCCTAGCTTGCGGTGCGTGGCGACTCCAAAAAAACGATTGCGTAAGAAGGCTGTGCTGCTGGGCATTGGACTTGATTCGGACGGACACAAGCGCGTGACAACGGGGCCAAACTTTGCGCTTGTGGGCGGGTCTGCTGAAACGCACGAGGTCATGACCGAGAAGGCCATCAAGATCAACGAAAGGCTGGCCGCGAAAGGCAAGCGTCTTGAGGATGTCAGCCGTGATGAATTTGAGGAGATCGCGCATTCAGTCGGACTTCGTCCGCCTGAAGGGCAGGAATAACCTCGGAACGTTTTTCCGGGAGCACGGGACGGACGCGCGCGATGTGCCGTTGCTTGGCCATTCCTGCACAATTCTTGCCCATTTCTTGACGGGGCAGGGTGGCGTTGGTTACGGTGCGGCAACGTTTAAGCAAATCGTTTCATATGCCGTTTGCGGAAAATCCTTACCTGCCGATCCTGGTGCTCATTGTGGCCGCGATTGGATTTGCTTTGACGCCGTTGGCGCTGGCCTGGTTGTGGGCACGGAAATTCTCTCCGCAGAAACCCGGACCTGACAAAAACGCCACCTACGAATGCGGCCTGGAATCGAAGGGTGACGCCTGGGTTCAGTTCAAAGCTGAGTACTATCTCTACGCGATCATTTTCCTGATCTTCGACGTTGAAACCATCTTTCTGCTTCCCTTTGCCGTGGCATTCACCGGCCTGTCAGCCGGAGCCTTCATTGCCATGATGATCTTTCTGCTGCTGTTGGTCGAAGGTTTGGTGTGGGCGTGGAAGAAAGGTGTGCTGAACTGGAGATGACACGACCATGGATGAGAGTTTAAAAAGTGAATTGCAGAAGCAGGGCGTCTTTGTGACGACGCTGGAGGACCTCTATAACTGGGGTCGCAAGAACTCGCTGTGGCCGCTGGGCTTCGGGCTGGCCTGCTGCGCAATTGAAATGATTGCGGCTTCGATGTCACGCTGGGACCTCGCCCGTTTCGGGGCTGAGGTGTTCCGGCCTTCGCCGCGCCAGGCAGACCTGATGATTGTGGCGGGGACCGTGACCAAGAAAATGGCGCCCCAGGTGGTGCGGCTCTACAACCAGATGTCCGAGCCAAAATATGTGATCGCGATGGGCGCCTGCGCGATTTCCGGCGGTCCGTTCAAGCAGGGTTACAATGTGCTGAAAGGGATCGACCGGTTTCTGCCGGTTGACGTGCACATCCCTGGATGTCCGCCTCGGCCCGAGGCCCTGCTGCATGCCTTCATGACACTGCAGCAGAAGATCGATGAGCAGAAGCTCACGGGTGCGGATCGGCCACGGCATTTGCACGCTGGCGCGCCGAGCGAATTTCCGGTGCCTCAATTCGGCGAACACGACCTGGTGCCTTCCAAGAACACCGAGATTTGGCAACCGCCCGGAATGGTTCGGACTTGAACCGCACGGCTCCTGCCGGGAGCCGGCTTCAAACAAATTGTGGAAACTCTCGAGCAGATAAAAACACGGGTAGAACTGTCAGTTGCGGGCGCGCGTTTGGAGATCGTTCCGAACGACAGCCCCTCGGGCCAGCGTTCCCTGCTTGTCGATCGTGAGCACGGATTTGCCGTGGCCAGGTTCCTTCGGGATGATTCCGCTCTCAGGCTGGATTACCTGTCGAACGCAACCGGATTGGATTTCCTCGACGCCGAGCTGGCCGAGAAGATCAAGGTGAAGAAGGTCGTCGATGGCGTGGAAAAGGAGGTTGAGGAGGTAAAGAAGACCTTCCGGCCGGGCTGCCTCGAGGCCGTCTATCACCTGTATTCCATTTCCCTCAAGCACGGCCCGCTGGTGCTTCGCATGCGCACGCCCAACCGCACCGATGTCACGCTGCCTTCCCTTACGCCGCTCTGGCGCGGCGCGGAATTCCAGGAACGCGAGATCTACGATCTGTACGGAATTGTCTTTGAGGGCCATCCCGACCTCCGGCGCATTTTGATGTGGGACGAGTTCAAGGATCATCCGATGCGAAAGGACTACGTGGAGCCTGACGATTTCGAATACGAGCCAACTCCGCACGACGAAGTCCTCGAACGCGCCAAGGCACACCAGGCAAGGGAGGGAGCGCCGTGAACACGCCTTCGGTTGAGATTCCCGGCATTCCGGCGCAAAACTACACCCTGATGCCGAAGCGCAGCGGCAGCGCTGTTGATGGCGACTTGCTCGAGATATCGATGGGTCCGCAGCATCCCTCGACCCACGGCGTGTTTCGCATGGACGTCGTGCTTGATGGCGAGCGCGTGGTGAAGCTGAAACCCGTCTTCGGGTATCTGCATCGCAACCACGAGAAGATCGGGGAGGGTACAAGCTATCTGGCATCCATCCCATATACCGACAGGCTCGATTACTTTTGCTCGATGACGAACAACTGGGCGTATTGCATGTCCGTCGAGAAACTTGCGGGATTCCAGGTGCCCGAACGCGCGGAGTACCTGCGCGTCATTCTCGCCGAGCTGACGCGGCTCCAGAATCACGCCTCGTTGTGCGGCTTTCTCCTGCAGGACATGGGAGCGATGGGAACGCCGCTCATGTATGCGTTCCGCGAACGCGAGAAGATTCTCGATCTTTTTGAGTCCATCAGCGGCGCGCGAATGATGTGCAATTTCATGCGCTTTGGCGGGCTGCGTACGGACGCCTCGGAAGCGTGGCTGCGCGAGGCGCAGAACATCGTCGATGCCTTTCCGCGTTTCCTGGAGGAATTCGAAACGCTCCTGAGCGAGAACGAGATCATCATGGCCCGCACTCAGGGCGTGGGTGTCCTGCCCGCGAATCTTGCAATCAGTGCAAGCATCACCGGCCCGATGCTCCGGGCCAGCGGCGTCAATTATGACATTCGCAAGGTGGACCAGTACGGCATCTACGATCGATTCGAGTTCCGCGTGCCGCTGGGCGAACATGGCGATGTGTACGATCGTTACATGATGCGTGTGCTGGAGATGCATGAATCGATCAAGATTCTGCAGCAGGCTTTGAAGGCGATTCCGGGCGGCCCGATCATGGATCCCAAATCGAAGCTGCGTGGATTCCGGACAAAGCCCGGCGAAGTGTACGGCCGCATTGAAGCGCCGAAGGGAGAGCTTGGTTTTTACCTCGTGAGCGATGGCTCGCCCAATCCCTATCGATACCGCGTGCGCCCGCCGAGTTTCATCAACCTGACGATTCTTGAGGACATGTGTCTCGGGCACAATGTCGGCGACATCATCATCATTTTAGGAAGCGTGGATATTGTACTGGGCGAGGTGGATCGGTGAAACCGTGTTCCCCTCGACGTGCAACGTTGAACTTTGAAGTCTGAAGTATGTTAGGCGAAGCAATCATCAAAGGCATGGCGGTCACCGCCAGAAACTTCTTCGGAAGTTATGTCTCGGCGGAGCGGCTGCCGACGATCGAGTATCCGGACGAACGGCAGAAACTTCCGGAGGCTTCGCGGCAGTTTCCATTCCTTGTTTACGATGGCGAGGATCCCAAGAAGGGGTTGCGCTGCGTGGCGTGCCAGATTTGCGAGAAAGAATGTCCGCCCAAGTGCATTTACATCGTCAAGAGCAAGGACAAGCGGGTGGATTACAAGGGGCAGCCACAGTTTTACCCGGCGGTCTTCGACATAGATCTTTCCGTGTGCATGAGCTGCCAGATCTGCGTGGAGGTTTGTCCGTTTGAGTCCATCAAGATGGACACCGAATTCGAGCTGAGCAACAGCGACCGCTTTGGCGGGTTGCTCGTTAACAAGCATCAGCTGGCCATGTCGAACGAGCATTATCATCAGATACACCCGACTGACGCGGCTGAGTCGGATGCGAATATGGCGGCGGAGAAAGCCAAGGCCGTGGCGAAGGCGAAGGCAGACGCTGAGGCGAAAGCGAAGGCTGCTGCTGAAGCGAAGGCCAAAGCCGCGGCTGCCGCCCCGAATGCGCCCGTGGGTACCGAGCCCAAACCCGCTTCGGCTCCCGCCGCGCGATGAGTTCGCACGGTTCCAATAGCATCGGGCAAGGCTGGATTTTTTCTTCTGGCGTTCTCGCACGCTCTGTTTATTTTCCGCGGTCCGCAGCGGCCCGGCTGCGCGGCAATTCCATGCGGCTTGAGTGTGCTGATTCCCATCTGCGCCAGGATGGACCCTTTTGGCGGATGGATTGGTGAACATGGCTGAGACGATCGACCAGATTTTTGTCACGCTGAAACATTGGCTCGTTGGCTTCGCGCCCGAGCCGTGGCAGCCGTACCTCGCCGTGCTCATCTCCATCGCGGCGCTGATGGGCGTGTTCGCTTCGCTGTTCGCCATTACCACAATCCTCGAGCGCAAAGGCCTTGGCCGGATTCAGAATCGGCTTGGCCCAAATCGCGTTGGACCGTTTGGTTTCCTGCAGCCTGCGGCCGACGGCATCAAGGCCTTGATCAAGGAAGACCTCGTTCCGCGTTCCGCGGACAAGGTGGTGCATTTCCTTGCGCCCCTTTTCCTGGTGCTTCCGCCATTCCTGGTCCTCGCCTTGTTGCCGGTGGGACGGAACATGACCCTTGTTGATTTCGATGCCGGCGTGCTGTTCTTCTTTGCGGTGGCGGCGTCGATGGAGCTTTCGGTGTTCATGGCGGGATGGTCGAGCCGCAACAAGTACTCGCTGCTTGGCGCGATGCGCGCGATTGCGCAGATGATCAGTTACGAAATTCCGCTGATCCTTTCCAGCGTCACGGTCATCATGATGGTTGGCTCGCTTTCGTTGACGCAAATCGTCAATGCGCAGGGTGGATTAACGAACGGGCTCGCGCAGTGGCATGTGTTCACTCCATGGGGTTTCGCCGGGTTCATCCTGTTCATGATCGCAGCAACCGCTGAATCGAATCGCTCGCCGTTCGACCTGCCGGAAGGCGAGTCGGAAATCATCGCGGGCTATTACATCGAATACTCGGGATTCAAGTTTGCCCTGTTTTTCCTGGGTGAATACCTCGGTTTATTCGCGGTGAGCGGGCTGGGCATCACTCTCTTTCTCGGGGGCTATCACGCTCCGCTCGCGTTCCTGCAGTTCATCCCATCGTGGGCTTGGTTTTTCCTAAAGCTCGTGGTCCTGATCGCCGTGTTCATCTGGGTTCGCGGGACGCTGCCGCGCCTGCGACAGGATCAGCTCATGAATTTTGCATGGAAGTTCATGCTCCCCATGACGCTGTTGAACATCCTGGTTGCGGCGATCTGGCATTTCATGCAGCCGCTGCCGGGCATCACACGCTGGGTCGCATGTTCTCTGTTAGTGATTGGATCCTACGTGTTGCTGGGCCGGGGGCTTGTCGATCGCGGCCGGGTTGGGCCGCGCACGTATCGTTTTGCGGAATGACGTTGAAGTGAAACCATGACACTCGGCTTTGCCATCATAGCAGCATTGATCATCGGATCCGCAGTTGCGGCGATGACGCTGCGGCATTTGATTCATTGCTCGCTCGCGCTCGTGGTTGCGTTTGCGGGATTGGCGGCTGTCTACCTGCAACTGCACGCGCAGTTCGTGGGCTTTGCGCAGTTGCTTGTGTATGTGGGCGCTGTCTCGATTCTTGTGGTGTTTGCCATTCTGCTGACTCGCAGTGGAGAGAATCGCGAGGAGAAGGTGTTCTCCACAAGCTGGGTGGCAGGTGTGGGAGTCGTCATCGGAGTGGCGGGTGTGCTGGTTTGGGCCGTCAGTCGCAGCGAGTTGACGAGGACTGCCGGCACGGTCGCGCCGACAGTCACTGTGCGTCAAATTGGCGAAGCATTGATGCATCGTTATGTTTTGCCGCTCGAAGTGATTGGACTTCTCCTGACCGCGGCGCTCATCGGAGCTGTGATCATTGCGATGCACGAAAAGGAGGCAGGACATGAGTGAGCTCGCGGGTTATCTGCTGCTTTCGTCATTTCTCTTCGCGATTGGTCTGGCGGGTGCCCTTACGCGCCGGAATTCGATCCTCGTGTTGATAGGCATTGAGCTGATGTTGAACGCCGCCAACCTGAATTTCATAGCCTTCTGGCGATTTGGCCCGAATCCGGAAGCGCTTGGCGGCGTGATGTTCG
This window of the Verrucomicrobiia bacterium genome carries:
- the nuoH gene encoding NADH-quinone oxidoreductase subunit NuoH, with amino-acid sequence MAETIDQIFVTLKHWLVGFAPEPWQPYLAVLISIAALMGVFASLFAITTILERKGLGRIQNRLGPNRVGPFGFLQPAADGIKALIKEDLVPRSADKVVHFLAPLFLVLPPFLVLALLPVGRNMTLVDFDAGVLFFFAVAASMELSVFMAGWSSRNKYSLLGAMRAIAQMISYEIPLILSSVTVIMMVGSLSLTQIVNAQGGLTNGLAQWHVFTPWGFAGFILFMIAATAESNRSPFDLPEGESEIIAGYYIEYSGFKFALFFLGEYLGLFAVSGLGITLFLGGYHAPLAFLQFIPSWAWFFLKLVVLIAVFIWVRGTLPRLRQDQLMNFAWKFMLPMTLLNILVAAIWHFMQPLPGITRWVACSLLVIGSYVLLGRGLVDRGRVGPRTYRFAE
- the ndhC gene encoding NADH-quinone oxidoreductase subunit A, coding for MPFAENPYLPILVLIVAAIGFALTPLALAWLWARKFSPQKPGPDKNATYECGLESKGDAWVQFKAEYYLYAIIFLIFDVETIFLLPFAVAFTGLSAGAFIAMMIFLLLLVEGLVWAWKKGVLNWR
- a CDS encoding NADH-quinone oxidoreductase subunit B, which codes for MDESLKSELQKQGVFVTTLEDLYNWGRKNSLWPLGFGLACCAIEMIAASMSRWDLARFGAEVFRPSPRQADLMIVAGTVTKKMAPQVVRLYNQMSEPKYVIAMGACAISGGPFKQGYNVLKGIDRFLPVDVHIPGCPPRPEALLHAFMTLQQKIDEQKLTGADRPRHLHAGAPSEFPVPQFGEHDLVPSKNTEIWQPPGMVRT
- a CDS encoding NADH-quinone oxidoreductase subunit C — protein: METLEQIKTRVELSVAGARLEIVPNDSPSGQRSLLVDREHGFAVARFLRDDSALRLDYLSNATGLDFLDAELAEKIKVKKVVDGVEKEVEEVKKTFRPGCLEAVYHLYSISLKHGPLVLRMRTPNRTDVTLPSLTPLWRGAEFQEREIYDLYGIVFEGHPDLRRILMWDEFKDHPMRKDYVEPDDFEYEPTPHDEVLERAKAHQAREGAP
- a CDS encoding 4Fe-4S dicluster domain-containing protein; amino-acid sequence: MLGEAIIKGMAVTARNFFGSYVSAERLPTIEYPDERQKLPEASRQFPFLVYDGEDPKKGLRCVACQICEKECPPKCIYIVKSKDKRVDYKGQPQFYPAVFDIDLSVCMSCQICVEVCPFESIKMDTEFELSNSDRFGGLLVNKHQLAMSNEHYHQIHPTDAAESDANMAAEKAKAVAKAKADAEAKAKAAAEAKAKAAAAAPNAPVGTEPKPASAPAAR
- a CDS encoding NADH-quinone oxidoreductase subunit D; the protein is MPKRSGSAVDGDLLEISMGPQHPSTHGVFRMDVVLDGERVVKLKPVFGYLHRNHEKIGEGTSYLASIPYTDRLDYFCSMTNNWAYCMSVEKLAGFQVPERAEYLRVILAELTRLQNHASLCGFLLQDMGAMGTPLMYAFREREKILDLFESISGARMMCNFMRFGGLRTDASEAWLREAQNIVDAFPRFLEEFETLLSENEIIMARTQGVGVLPANLAISASITGPMLRASGVNYDIRKVDQYGIYDRFEFRVPLGEHGDVYDRYMMRVLEMHESIKILQQALKAIPGGPIMDPKSKLRGFRTKPGEVYGRIEAPKGELGFYLVSDGSPNPYRYRVRPPSFINLTILEDMCLGHNVGDIIIILGSVDIVLGEVDR
- the nuoK gene encoding NADH-quinone oxidoreductase subunit NuoK yields the protein MSELAGYLLLSSFLFAIGLAGALTRRNSILVLIGIELMLNAANLNFIAFWRFGPNPEALGGVMFAVFSIGIAAAEAAVGLALIISIYRHYRSVNVDDVSSLKG
- a CDS encoding NADH-quinone oxidoreductase subunit J — translated: MTLGFAIIAALIIGSAVAAMTLRHLIHCSLALVVAFAGLAAVYLQLHAQFVGFAQLLVYVGAVSILVVFAILLTRSGENREEKVFSTSWVAGVGVVIGVAGVLVWAVSRSELTRTAGTVAPTVTVRQIGEALMHRYVLPLEVIGLLLTAALIGAVIIAMHEKEAGHE